DNA from Halomonas sp. GFAJ-1:
GCGCAAGCTACTTTACTCCCCGCGTAGGCGGATCAAATAGCTAAGCGGGTGCAGGATAAGAAACGCCAGCACAAACGTGGCGATCACTGCGCCGCTTAGGGCTATCCAGTCAAACAGTGTGGCGACATAGCTCAGCGTAGAGTGCGTTAACCAGGGCACCCATAATATAGCCGTTAGCCCCAGGATGAGCGCTAATAGGGTTGTCGGGCGGTGACGGTAGCGAGTGATTTGATAGCCGCGTAAGTAGGCAAGTAGGTGCAGGCCCGTGACAGCGATGCCCCCGATAATCAACAGCCACATAAAAGGGGCCAAGGCGTACATCAATATGGTGAGCATTCCGCTAATGGTCATGTGTCTGTTCTCCTTATGCCTGGCCTTCCAGCACCGCGTAGTAGGCGGGCTGCAGCATGCGGTCTTTCATCACCCACGCTGCCCAAGACTCGTCTGTTGGGTCAATAAACGGGAACGACGGCATAAAGGCGAAGTTATCGGCATAACCAAACTCCACTAGCATGGCCTTTCCAATACCCGTAATCATGGGGCAAGAGGTGTAGCCCGTATGCCGGGCAGGGGGTGTTTTTCCCTGCATCACGGCCAGCAGGTTCTCTTCTACCACCGGTGCTTGGGCTTTTACGCTGGCAGCGGTTTTATTGATGGGCGCGCCAATCACATCGCCAATGCCAAATACCTCGGGGTAGCGGTTGTGCTGCAGGGTGTGAATATCTACGTCTAGCCACTCGCCCCTGAAGGGGCCATCTTGCGCGATCAAATCACTCTGCTTCACAAAGTCGTGGGCGCTCATGGGGGGCACAACGTGGATAAAGTCGTAGTCGGCAATCACGGTGGGCTGGTTATCGCGCCTAAATTCTGCTTCGCGCAGCTCATGGTGGGAGGTGAACTCGCTCTCGGGTCCAACAAAAGCAAATTCAGCCTGCTTGGCGTGAGGGTCGATGGCGGAAAGGCGGTAGTGATGGCGCCGTTTAACGCCTTGATCATCAAAACGTTGTTTAACGAACTCATCGACCCAGGGTTGCGAAAAAAGTCCCGCGCCTGGGGCCATATAGTCCAGTGTGAAGGCATCACGTTGCCCAGAGGCTTCCAGTCGGCTTAGCGTCGTGAAGGTCATCTTCAGCGGCGCACCGGCGCACTTTACGGGGGTGGGGGCAGCGGTAAAAATCCCTTTGCCCTGGCCGCTATTAAGCCATGTTTGAATGGCGTGGTTCGTCCGTGAGGCCCCTTCAATACTGGCATAAACACTGCCAATGCCATGCTGCCCTACCAGTTCAGGCGTCATCCCCTCAATTAAGTGATAATTGAGTTGAATGCCGGTTGCCACAACCAAGAAGTCGTATCCAAGGGTGGTGCCGCTGGCCAACGTAATGCGCTTGCTATCGGCATCAATGTTCGCCGCGTATTCACGCACCCAGTTCACGCCGCGTGGCATAAACTGCGCATTTGGGCGCATGGTTTTGTCGGCGTTCCATACGCCAGAGGCGACCAGTGTCCAACCAGGCTGGTAGTGATGCGTTTCGCGTGGCTCAACGAGGGTAATGCTGCCCCCTTGGAGCCGCCTCGTTAGGCGGTTCGCCATGGCCATGCCCGCTGCACCGCCCCCAAGAATGACGATGCGTGCCTGGGTTGGCAGCGTGTTGGCAGACAGTGCACTGAGTGGCAGCAGGCTACCTACCCCCAGGCTAGAGCCAACTTTTAGCAAGTCTCTGCGCGTCAATAGTGGCGTCTTTTGCATGGGGGCACTCCTTAAGCGAACGCTAAGATATATTTTTTTGTAATATCGTTATTCCATTATGTCTGCTGCGTGCGAAAAAGCCATCATCAATTTGTCCAAAGTGACAAAAAGTCTCACATCAGAAAATTAATGAAGGCTTCGACGGGGTATGCACCGTTAAGCCGGGCGTGGGTTTGCATCGTTATGGGGCTTCCAGCGTTGGCGGGCATGTTCACTCCAGGAAAGCAGCGCCGGAATAATAAACAGCACCAGTAGCGTCGAGCCTCCCAAGCCAAACGCAATGGAGGTTGCCATAGGAATCAGGAATTGCGCCTGCAGCGATGTTTCAAACAGCAGTGGCAGCAGCCCGCCAATGGTGGTGAGCGATGTCAGCAGTACCGCTCGCACTCGCTGTACAACGGCTTCATTAAGCGCGTCATCAATATCCAGGCCTTTTTCTCGCTGCTGGCGGTAGAAGCTGACCAAAATAATGGCGTTATTGACCACAATGCCCGACAGCCCGAAGAGCCCAAATAGCGACAAAATCGTCAGGTTGATCCCCAATGCCCAGTGCCCCAGCAGAGCACCGACCAGCGAAAAGGGGATAATCGCCATGACGATAAGCGGCAGTGTCCAAGACGCAAACACCCAGGTGAGCACGCCATACATCAGCCCCAGGCCGATGAGTAGCCCAGTGCGCATATCCGCCATGGTTTCGCGCTGGTCGGCGGCGCGCCCTTCAAAGCTGGTGGTTAAGAAGTATTCACGCTCTAAACGCGGCAGCAGCTCGGTAGAAAGGCTTTCCAGCACCTGCTCTGCTGAGGTGGCCTGGCTATCGATATCGGCGGTCACCTCCACGGCCAGCTGCCCCTCGGCATGGCGTAACGTTTCAAACCCTTGGCGGTGGGATACTTCCATCACCTGCGAGAGCGGCACCTGACGGCCATCGCTTAACGTCACCGCAAAACTCGACAGGGTGGCTAAGCGTTCGCGCTGGTGCCTGGGCAGCTGTACCCGCACTTCGATTTCATCCGCTCCAGTTTGGTGTATCTGCACTATCTGTCCGTCAAAGGCGGTGCGCAGCTGGCGGCCCAGGTCGTCGGTGGTTAAGCCCAGTGCCTGGCCGTGGGCACTGACGCGATAGATCAGCTGCTCACGCCCCCAAGGCATATCGTTTTCCGTGCTGAGTACGCCGGGTAACCCGGCCATCGCCTCGCCGAGAATGTCGGCGGCCTGGCGTAGGCCTTCGGCGTCTTCACCGGTGAGCCGGATGTTGACATCTTTGCCTGGCGGGCCAGCGGCGCGCTCGGTAATCGTCAGGCTATCCAAACCGGCGGGGGTATGTATCCGTTCGCGCCAGGCGCGG
Protein-coding regions in this window:
- a CDS encoding twin-arginine translocation pathway signal protein, whose amino-acid sequence is MQKTPLLTRRDLLKVGSSLGVGSLLPLSALSANTLPTQARIVILGGGAAGMAMANRLTRRLQGGSITLVEPRETHHYQPGWTLVASGVWNADKTMRPNAQFMPRGVNWVREYAANIDADSKRITLASGTTLGYDFLVVATGIQLNYHLIEGMTPELVGQHGIGSVYASIEGASRTNHAIQTWLNSGQGKGIFTAAPTPVKCAGAPLKMTFTTLSRLEASGQRDAFTLDYMAPGAGLFSQPWVDEFVKQRFDDQGVKRRHHYRLSAIDPHAKQAEFAFVGPESEFTSHHELREAEFRRDNQPTVIADYDFIHVVPPMSAHDFVKQSDLIAQDGPFRGEWLDVDIHTLQHNRYPEVFGIGDVIGAPINKTAASVKAQAPVVEENLLAVMQGKTPPARHTGYTSCPMITGIGKAMLVEFGYADNFAFMPSFPFIDPTDESWAAWVMKDRMLQPAYYAVLEGQA